Sequence from the Brachionichthys hirsutus isolate HB-005 chromosome 21, CSIRO-AGI_Bhir_v1, whole genome shotgun sequence genome:
ataaacagtCTAGGAAAAACACTTCTTTTTACTAATTGGGTCAGTAGCCGTGGTAACAGAGTGACATCATTTCATCATTAACAGGTGCCTCATCCGGTCGGCAGTTCCTGGGAAAGTTTTAATTAAAGCCTCTCGGTCTCTCGTCAGCGCCGGTGCATGCTAGCGATTAGTTGCTAGTTATGGGCTGATGTCAATGTTTACGAGGTGGCAGGTGGACGTGAGGCAGGCTGGTTGCTACTCTGCAGGGTCAAAGTCagaggtcagagagagagagagagagagagcgagcgagagccAGGGGCCTGACCAGAGTACAGATAATAACCCAGGAGGAAGTGATCGCTATTAGTAGCGCTGCCATCAAGGTCATGCTTTGCTTGCTATTACTCATCAAGATATTTTAACACGTTTTTCTCATACATGCATTATACTCTACTTTATTACAGTGGTTAGTTTTTAGCTTTTAGCCCTCGAGGACGCAGCTCATCCAATGAGATTGTTTTTCCCTATCTCTCCTAAATGAACAGCCACACTCTCACCATGAAGTCTGTGTCTGTTTCAATCGGCCGTTCCCTTGCCCTTTTTGCTTCTCTATGATCTTGATTATACTTTTCTCATCCTTGTCCTCTTCTGCTTGACATAGTGAAGATTTGGTGAAACTCCGTTTACGCGTCTGTATGTGGACATTAGGAACCAGCGTTTTAGGTTTCGAAACATCACTGCCTGCGACCGAAGCTGTTCTGACGTCACATGAGCGACAGaaacaggtgagacaggtgCCTTGCATTGCACTAATTGTTGTCTCCCTGAACTGCAGCAGCATTCTGGTCCTGAGAGGTGAAGCAGGTTTGCGTTTGGAGACGTGATACAAGGTTTAGTTCGATAGTTATCTTGTTGAAATGTGAGCAGCACACCAGCTTCTGGTGCTCTTCGGCTCTTCACTGCAGTCCAGACAGAGAAAGTAACACAGGAAGGGATatgtgacagacacacacacacacacactgacgcaCACTTATTGGAAAAATACACATGACATCACCATCACTTTAGAGACCATTGACATTTAGCAACGCGTTCATACACAGACGGCTGCTGCGTGCCACCAGGGCATAAACACAAACTTTTACATACCGCACCCTCGCCCACACCctcgcacacgcccacacacacacacaccctcgccCACACAGCCACTCCACCCCATACACACCCATGCCTCCACCTATATACCCGCCCAACGCCACAAACATAGTCACCGTGTCTTTTCTAGAAGTCTGCCACTCCTtttatacaacacacacacacacacctctcaccctgcccaacaaacacacatagCAACCCAAAAACAAGCTTGTGTGGGTCTGTGTAGTGGAAACTTTCATAGGTCCAGAGGTGTGACCCTGCTGACTGACGCCTTTACCTAGGTTTCCTGCTTGCTGCCAGTtattcccctcctctctctttttaacaCTTTCTCCTTCACTTGTTCGCTGTGTTATTCTCTCTGCTCACAGCAGCTCTCTTCCACAATACttgcttcacttttttttctttggctaTATTGTCAGAGGGACCAACATTATGACATCAGCCTTTTAACCAGAACAAGTCAGGTTCTTAGTTTGAGACAGCAGACTGGTCAGTGTTTTGCTGCTCCAACCTGTGGGACGCTTTAAACATTACTATTGCTACATTTAGCCTGTTAGCGCAGGACATCAGGTGAATGTACCTATAATATATTACAACAGAACTttttccaatatatatatatatgtgaaccAACCTGATATTATGTTCTCTTAATTAACCATAGAATcccaacaaatatattttatttttataaaagcATATATCATTCTAGTCTTAATATACTCTAATATTTTGATAAATACACTTGACCTGGTCTTGAGCTGTGAGTGTCTGCATTCAATAAAATTCAAAGTGCTGGAACTAGGACGTgattagcctagcttagcattagcacagaAGGAAAGGAATTAGAATGAAAGAAATAACCCCTGATTCACACATTATAACATTTATGTTTAAAGTATCCATActagaaatagaaaaaaactATTTGAAAACTACACACATGCTAATAAACAATGTCTTATAGCCAAAAGCTTCTCCGCAGACCACAATAAACTcagatttttatatttctgcTTGGTTACATCTTTACAGTTTGATAAACTATCAAGAATGCGTGAGCATAAAGTCGACAGCACAGATATGATATCGCTCCCTTTTTCTACCTGGACAAGTTTTATTAGGAGTCTGGGTTTTGACCCAACGGCTGTGTGGGTTTTAGTGCGGTCATCAGAGTTCACAATTAAGTAGGAACACgtgaacagacaaacacacccgGTGCTCACTGAGCTACCGTTGCTACAGACGCACGCCttctaattaaaataaaatgccaggTTTGAGTCATGTCGAAACTTTTACCGTGCAGTTGAAGTTATTTGACAACTTGAAACATCACAGAGAAATGGGTTCAGGTCCGGCTGGTTTTCAGAGAAACGATGTGTCAAAGGAAATATTTACGCCATTATTACTtttaaatttgtctttttgtttgccttttttatttatatatatgggGAACcccactatatatatatatatatatatatatatatatatatatatatatagctgctGTCCCTCATCCACCTCGTCGCCCCGCCtgtgctcttcctctctctctccaacccctcgctccctccctcaTTTGCTTCATGCCTCCCCAAACAGCCTCACGTCTGGTTTAGCGCCGAAATCAAACCTGTGATTTAGAGCGACACCGTTAATCAGGGATCAGTACAACCCAGCTCGGCCACATTCAGGCCGTGCATTGggctgcatcagaatgtggcgTGTGTTCCTTGGCTGAACCCacgtttgttgtttttttaactataCAGCGCTCCTGAAGTCAGGACACGAGCCCAGCACTGAAACTCAACTAATGACGGCCATTAAGAtccaagaagaggaggacaaagTCCAGCGTTCGACAGCAAggaaggatgaagatgaagccgtCAGCCTGTTTTAAAAGGAATACACCAACCTAGTGCACTTTATTTCCTCAAGTACAAGGAAAATCCATCTGTCTTCCACTTCCACACATGATATCAACGCCATCCATCCTCTGTAACCAACTAACTGATCATCGGCACTACGAGATTGAGCTACTTTATGGTGCAAGAATAACATAGCAAAATCACACTAACTAAATATATGCATCTATCGGCTGACGGTATTTATCCGCCATCTCCTCATGATCTGGCTGTGGTGGAGAGCAGGTAGGTGTtatacggtggccctgaagtgcaaaacacaacaacaaatcgtagcgcacacaataaagaaggaatcgcgcaaacaagaaaaaaacacacacacaaataagaaatcgcgcaaacaagaaaaaaacacacacacaaataagaaatcacgcaaacaagaaaaaacacacacacacaaataataaatcacgcaaacaagaatacaaaacacacaaacaagaatcaaaatcacgcaaacaagaaaaaacacacacacacacacaaataagaaatcacgcaaacaagaatcaaaatcacgcaaacaagaaaaaacacacacacacacacacaaataagaaatcacgcaaacaagaatagaattaacgcaaacaagaaatgaaatcacgcaaacaagaaatgtaatcacgcaaacaagaaatgaaatcacgcaaacaagaaatgaaatcacgcaaacaagaaatgaaatcacgcaaacaagaaatgtaatcacgcaaacaagaaatgaaatcacgcaaacaagaaatgtaatcacgcaaacaagaatagaattaacgcaaacaagaaatgaaatcacacaaacaagaaatgaaatcacgcaaacaagaaatgaaatcacgcaaacaagaaagctccaaaccggaaatgctaaatatcggacatgcaggggtccggatgctgattgctgaAAAAGCttatttgtaattatggctgccaccgaagacattatcaggaattattttgatgcgggacacacttatgatgcaatagttgacatgctGTCAACTTTGCACAACATCACAATGAGTGTTCGCACTCTAAAGACGCGTTTAAGAGAGGCGGGGCTGTACAGGAGGAAGAATTACTCCCAGCTATCAGAGGTGAGACGAGCAATTCTGACGGAGCTGCGAGGGCCGGGACAGCTGTTCGGCTATCGGACTATGTGGCAAGtgctaaaacaaaaacacaggctACGTGTTAAGCGTGATGTAGTGATGAGATTACTGAAACAACTCAATCCACAAGGGACCGACATGAGGACACGCCGGAGGTTTATTAGGCGAGCATATCATTCCATGGGGCCCAACTACATATGGCACGTAGATGGCTATGATAAACTCAAACCCTTCGGCTTGGCCCTCTCCGGGTGTATCGATGGATTTTCCAGAAGAATCATGTGGCTTGTTTGCGGGGCTACCAACAACAACCCGTCTGTTATCGCTCACAATTACATTAACTGCGTCAAGAATACTGGCGTAATCCCAATGAGATTAAGAACCGATTTCGGAACAGAAAATGGGACAATGGCAGCGATACAATGCACCCTTCGCCATGAGCACACGGACTACTACGCAGGCTCCTCCAGCCACGGTTACGGTTCATCAACGGCCAACCAGCGCATCGAGTCATGGTGGTCCTATTTCAGGAAAGGAAGGTTGGTACATCTCTGATTGATCATCTTTCGCTACAGATTGGAATGGTTTTGGGTGCGTGTCGCTCGGTTGAAGCCGTGAAGAGAAGAAGGTGCCAGACAGAAACTCACAGCCAGACTTGTACTGGGATTTCACAAACTGCTCGTCTTTTATTAAATAACTCCAACCTTACCAAGCCCGGTTGTCCAGCTATAGcatctcaaacatgaaataaatagttgCCAGCACCCAAACCACCACTGAATATTATTAAGGGACAGATAAAAGTTGTACTGTAAGTTAGATCAACCAGTTTAAGGAGCGGAAAACATGGGGTAACCATAACAACCCAGGCGCAGCCTGGTGACGTCATAAGAGGCGACGCCTCCTTAAAGGTACATGTCGCTATTTGACTGTTACAAGCGTCAAtgcatgtttttaatatttgcagATTAAATCATAATGTTTAACCCCTGgataaaataagacatttgaTTGTATTCCAGGGCTCAGTTTTGGATCGACCTGTTTAAAGACCTGGCAGACTTTGGGCAGTTTAATGGCAGCAACGAACACAAGGACTTAGTGAGATTCTGCTTCCGTGATGTTCTGCAAAAAGATCTTGATGAATGTACTGACCTATGGAACAAGCACAGGATTCGACCCAGCAGACTTTCACGATGTCCTGGAGGGATTCCAAACGAACTCTATTTCTTGCCTCACAGGTAATCCATAGCAAGTCACAATCAATTGGCAGTATGTATTATTAGTGTTGGATTAAAGCGCAAGCGTTATTATGGGTAATGCAGTTGGACAATTACAGGTATATGTAATTCATAACCATGAATGTATTGGCCTCAgtttaactttttatttctgtctatgAATGTGCAAATATTATaaagaaaaatcatttgaacaaaaataaaaaaaagatttgttttccattcctttttAACTATACTATGTAATTGTGTTATTGTTCAGGTTTGGCTCAAGGGACTGTGGCTTCACTGTTGAAGACCGGGAACTCCTCGTGTTTCCTGAATCGAGGCAAACTATTCATTTGTGCAGCGATCCAAACATTCAGGAATATCTCCAACATGTCGTGCAACAAAAGGGATTACAGCAACCCCATGACTGGGAATCTGCCTCAGCAATGTACTTCACTCTGAAGCAAATAGCTGCACTATGAATAAGGACACCATGACTCATGTTTAAGAACTTGTTTATTGCTGCAAATAAGATTTAACATAAGGTAAACTAATAAACATTTTGGAACTACCTTTCATGTCTTTAATTTTCAGCAGCGTCCAAAGCCTGGTGAATTTTGAATGCCAAAATCCATATTTTCTTTGAAAACATTGTATGTTTCCAGGAGAGGAAGCGTGATTGTGTTGCCACATGTGTTCGCTAATGGATACATGGACTCCAGTGTAAATGTAATGCATGGATGCGGTGTCATTCCTGCAGGTGGGATTGAATTCACACCTGTGCAAAACATCAACAACTCCTCCAGTGGCACAGGTCCTTGTTCTGTGAAAAAGAGATAGCATTAGATCGATTTCCATTCATGTAAGATAGCATTATTGCAACAGTATTTTAATTCAAACCTTCACAGTCCATTATATAGTCGCCCCAGAAGCTGAGTGCCAAGCTTTCTTTCATCCTCCTGTTGCTTCCTGATAGACTAAGCTGTGGCACAAAGAGTTGTTCGAATTCTGTAGCCGTCAGCTTCTTCTCCACATGACACAGTGCAGGAGCAAGGACACTGGGATGCTGACAAAGGGCATCAAGAAAGTGGAGGCTGGCTAGTCCTTCTTTGAATCTATTGACGGACACACATTGGTGAATAATTGTAAGGAACAAAACTCTGGCTTTTTTTCGTTACAACATACAAGATTATTTATATCAGCATTATATCTGGCAACATCCAGTGTTTGCATCACCCCCCAAAACACACTGTGATTACGGCTGAGTTAGCACTGCTAACTGTCTCAATATGTTTCATGAACAGCTTTAGCCACAGCAGAGCACGTTTTCAAATAGGCTGTgtggctgctctgctctgggtGAACATTATATATGACCAACACATaattattgattcattattACTATAGAACAGAAATAGTAGTTGTGGTTTTAGTAGCAACATTGGTAATAATTCAAGTGCATCATGAGATTATGCTGCTTCATTTaacacattcatttaaaaaacactTAGACTTACCGTTCAATTACACAGTAATTTCGGTCTATGATGTACCATTTAAGGTATTCTGCCACAACTTTGTGCCTGTCTTCCACAGACCTGACACACCTGAAGCATCCTGCAGTTTGCAGCAAGGAGCTGTGTTTCAGTATGGCAGCTTGAAGAGAGTTCAAAGAATTTGCCACCTCGATCTGaatgggagacagacagagatggaggagggggggggggagaacagtcaccaaagaaatacattcatcatcagCCAATAAAGATTACTTATGTTACTTTAAGGctcaggaaaaagaaacaaacatctgAAATGTAGTCGCACAGAGAAgaatgtgatttacattttttcagtacttaatgttaatttttttttacattgaggAGTTTCTGCAGTCAtttacatttgctttatttgtgACGACAAGTGTATTCTCTTGTCTTACCTCATGAAGAGCTCTCCCTATCTCATCATCTGTCACATCCTTCACATTTGAAGAGAAACCAGGTTGTCCAACAATATGGTTCACCAGATCCTTAGAGAGAAAATGTGGCCCTGGACCTCCATGAACTATGGACACAGCTATCATCTTCCCTGCCATGAAAAACTCATCCTCTCTGATTGCTGGGAGGATAACACAGGGTGGAAACAAATGTAACTGAGTTGTGGAGCTACAGTACATCACATTACAACAATTAACTCAGTATCTGTATGaatcataaaataaagaatatgaAATCTATAATCCCGCATTATTTACTGGCTCACATCAAACTATTCAACGTCTCGTCTGCCAACAAACCTGTGGCATTGTACACCAAGTACCGACTCTCCGGGGGTCCTTCAAAAATGGGTCGCGACTGCAGATTGCTCATTAGAAGCGTCAGAAATTCTCGCGTTGGCCCTCCAATGTCTATTCCTTCCTCCATGGAGCCTGCATCATCAGTGAACTTCACAAGCAAGTTCGATTTTTCAGAGAAGCGTGAGCGTCTGAATCCTCTGACTGCTCCATCccaaacatttgagcgcgtgATGTTGAATCTGCTGACAGTGTTGTGGTCTATGACATCTGCCAATTCCTGAATGATCATGGCTGCAGATACACCAGTGTCCCTATAACAGATATAGAAAAGAATGGAATAAAAGTAAATATTCATCCACTTATCATAGGTACATAAGTACCGTATTAGCCCGAATATAATACGACCCCTTCTTTTCTCCATTATCTCTTCTCTTACcggtattttcttctcttttctttcttaccgctattttatatttatctACTTCGTGCTacagctatttttattttcttcttcgtgACAGGTGTTCGCTTTGTGGCCTGGATAGTTAAGTTCAGCATTCGCTGTAAAGATATCTGACGCCATCTAGCGTTctgaatgggtataatgtctagacctcGAACGTAAGATGACCCccactttttcagcctaatttcaatgctaATACGAGCCAATATGGTACCAATATATGATTTGACATACAATATCAGTGTTgatctattttctattttgctTCCGAGAGATGCGGTGT
This genomic interval carries:
- the LOC137910462 gene encoding G2/M phase-specific E3 ubiquitin-protein ligase-like, whose translation is MIIQELADVIDHNTVSRFNITRSNVWDGAVRGFRRSRFSEKSNLLVKFTDDAGSMEEGIDIGGPTREFLTLLMSNLQSRPIFEGPPESRYLVYNATAIREDEFFMAGKMIAVSIVHGGPGPHFLSKDLVNHIVGQPGFSSNVKDVTDDEIGRALHEIEVANSLNSLQAAILKHSSLLQTAGCFRCVRSVEDRHKVVAEYLKWYIIDRNYCVIERFKEGLASLHFLDALCQHPSVLAPALCHVEKKLTATEFEQLFVPQLSLSGSNRRMKESLALSFWGDYIMDCEGLN